A section of the Thunnus albacares chromosome 6, fThuAlb1.1, whole genome shotgun sequence genome encodes:
- the LOC122984460 gene encoding uncharacterized protein LOC122984460 isoform X1, with the protein MAAHVGTATMVETTQHPTVCREGILQKPLCEGPNYKCQFCSKVGEYAYVAAHMQTHEKSAVKHGGYKMYRCHGGCVKSHHYHCCYCTRIITRQNLFLSHVQKCGLANPPKGPGAPAPSGATVAPTVASIVSAPFIVSAPTIVSAASIVSAASIGSVCSSVQSLTAHKARNLHVTVRRRSDGRMRLELCKECRLYHCPFCQPSVYKPKGEYASVWTHVEIHRMRALQHGEYNIYVCHLKCRGERHFHCPYCPKTIITRKQFESHMDKCVATQSSTAAATAVQSAVPPGAPARPAATVGQGAILLLNLTTPVQQTVTIEQCSAPPDRPVKTKSTLDQGPAPPHGPVEPTTVGQPAAPHVQPITPVVHPGALTDNLVKPTAQIFRTAGRKIKCPMCNLYLNKKNLRKHKLRKHLISEIDITAKDHLRSQCIDSHNGVYAVAKSYKATAVPVHVIKKKSGSTHKMLCGEDRCEVIADFRRRSGLTNSQCPHLRSVDFCFTHANIEELKPGVLEQLVASKWIGKDMGAKCLDHRDQATQNRTPLVTLVALGGSHCMYLSVFEPKVSQYSKLGRVFVTYNIKRRLWHCDCSRGRIACLHKCAAKWYLFQTNKELFSSDAKQDKSLSISEFTEDSPTENSTGIVSGEEGLKQTAKYIYNQKKLPSVFPEKIIQFDPETHFSKRLVPAETVCQDCPGHVSLTEPELITNKARVITVTGVMEDISTFFKKCPNCEMVYCYQEWSEGLHNYNNHAILSLELCLLLRSLMKDHTTDGGVVEVLERAVGVKSPYSVDVLQAYLHFEALTSHSCPSSVMLDLYQKGVFSIDGMDLPESFTGDANEGEFWDTVCIEVISSALVARNATSVASINSNLKEAAVSAVTTSFALAERKRLSKQRTKECHRAVIRYLVKGLNPLSTVESPWFKEMTETLNPKYQLPSRDQLINTLIPSWYLLERKNLIRELLRVSKAAVTCDWWTSLAHDRYLTVTLHFIMKGQKRQKVLRTKSVFDSQTGAAAAELIGRILEEYGVKDKVVAMTVENAFNMDFSIKKLPLRKLRCFAHILSLAAQKVHTSNTMARWASKIRDVVVWIKGSSNAETVLQEKQQLWNLPEHSLIVDVRTRWNSFYLMVERFVEQYAAIQATTTDPRLKLSVEKKRLETLSEADLQKAEEFIRTMKPLYRSSLCVSADKSPTCSQIFPILKKLEAHFETQDEDSLFIATLKEKVWGDLSTCYKDGDTWKFLQEASAMDPRFKNRVDSDEIWNRVKSAAVTVTITTGQVSNQEDHRLHQEDSDADDVSEQNDEYSDETPLPKKPRLTALEELFDEEDRALKSGAAAEKTLSILERVQREIQLYRNLPAIPTSEDALAWWWERQDMLPLLFELSNSYLCIQASSAGDTISQERSHIVPEQADMQIFLQKN; encoded by the exons ATGGCAGCTCATGTAGGGACAGCAACCATGGTAGAGACAACG CAACATCCAACAGTTTGCAGGGAAGGTATCTTACAAAAACCCCTTTGTGAAGGCCCAAACTACAAATGCCAGTTCTGCAGCAAAGTGGGAGAATATGCATATGTTGCGGCACATATGCAGACCCACGAGAAGTCAGCTGTTAAACATGGAG GGTATAAAATGTACAGATGCCATGGCGGATGTGTCAAAAGCCACCATTATCACTGCTGCTATTGTACAAGGATTATAACCCGGCAAAATTTATTTTTGAGCCACGTGCAGAAATGTGGGTTAGCTAACCCTCCAAAAGGTCCCGGTGCCCCCGCACCCTCTGGTGCCACCGTAGCCCCCACCGTAGCTTCCATCGTCTCTGCACCCTTCATTGTCTCTGCACCTACAATCGTCTCTGCAGCATCCATCGTCTCTGCAGCCTCCATTGGCTCTGTATGCTCCAGTGTCCAGTCCTTGACAGCCcacaaggcaag AAACCTGCACGTCACAGTACGGAGGCGATCAGATGGCCGCATGCGTCTGGAGTTGTGCAAAGAGTGCAGACTGTACCACTGTCCTTTCTGTCAGCCATCTGTCTACAAACCAAAGGGAGAATACGCAAGTGTTTGGACACATGTGGAAATTCACCGAATGAGGGCCTTACAACATGGAG AGTATAACATTTACGTTTGCCATTTGAAGTGCAGAGGAGAAAGACATTTTCACTGTCCGTACTGTCCGAAGACAATTATTACTCGGAAACAGTTTGAAAGTCATATGGATAAATGTGTGGCGACACAAAgttcaacagcagcagccacagcGGTCCAATCAGCTGTTCCACCTGGCGCTCCTGCTCGACCCGCGGCCACGGTCGGCCAGGGCGCCATCCTCCTGCTCAACCTCACTACACCCGTTCAGCAAACAGTTACGATCGAACAGTGTTCGGCTCCGCCCGACCGCCctgttaaaacaaaaagcacattAGATCAGGGTCCTGCTCCTCCTCACGGCCCTGTTGAGCCCACAACAGTCGGCCAGCCTGCTGCTCCACACGTCCAGCCTATAACCCCTGTGGTCCACCCCGGTGCTCTAACAGACAACCTTGTTAAACCAACGGCTCAAATATTCAGAACAGcgggaagaaaaataaaatgtccaatGTGCAACTTAtacttgaataaaaaaaatctaagaaaacacaaactcagGAAACACTTAATTTCTGAGATAGACATAACAGCCAAAGACCATCTTAGAAGTCAGTGTATTGATTCTCATAACGGGGTTTATGCTGTAGCAAAGTCCTATAAAGCCACTGCAGTACCAGTTCACgtcatcaaaaaaaaatctggcagcacacacaaaatgttgtgCGGAGAAGATCGGTGTGAGGTTATTGCAGATTTCCGAAGGAGGAGCGGTTTGACTAACAGCCAGTGTCCCCACCTGCGATCTGTCGATTTTTGTTTTACGCACGCAAATATAGAAGAGCTGAAACCTGGTGTGCTGGAGCAACTGGTTGCCAGTAAATGGATTGGAAAGGACATGGGGGCCAAGTGCCTCGACCATCGTGACCAAGCGACACAAAACAGGACCCCACTCGTTACTCTTGTGGCTCTTGGCGGAAGTCATTGCATGTATTTGTCTGTGTTCGAGCCCAAAGTGTCACAGTACAGTAAGTTAGGAAGAGTGTTTGTGACTTATAACATAAAGCGAAGGTTATGGCATTGTGATTGTTCTCGTGGGAGAATTGCTTGCTTGCACAAATGTGCAGCCAAATGGTATCTCTTCCAAACCAACaaagagttattttcttcagaTGCCAAACAAGACAAATCACTAAGCATTTCTGAGTTCACAGAGGATTCGCCTACGGAAAATTCAACTGGAATTGTGTCAGGAGAGGAAGGACTGAAACAAACGGCAAAATACATATACAACCAAAAAAAACTGCCCTCTGTGTTTCCAGAAAAAATCATCCAGTTTGACCCTGAAACACACTTTTCAAAGCGTTTGGTTCCAGCTGAAACTGTCTGCCAAGATTGCCCAGGTCATGTTTCCTTAACAGAGCCGGAGCTGATCACCAACAAAGCGAGAGTCATTACTGTGACAGGAGTGATGGAAG ATATATCCACCTTTTTCAAAAAGTGTCCGAACTGTGAAATGGTCTACTGTTACCAGGAGTGGAGTGAGGGTCTGCACAATTACAACAACCACGCAATCCTGAGTCTGGAACTCTGTTTGTTGCTGCGAAGCCTGATGAAG GATCACACCACTGATGGTGGAGTGGTGGAGGTGCTGGAGCGGGCTGTAGGTGTCAAGTCTCCATATAGCGTGGATGTGCTTCAGGCATACCTCCACTTTGAAGCTCTTACCAGTCACAGCTGTCCGTCCTCAGTCATGTTGGATCTTTATCAAAAAGGGGTTTTCAGCATTGACG GGATGGACCTGCCAGAGTCTTTCACTGGAGACGCAAACGAAGGAGAGTTCTGGGATACGGTGTGCATAGAAGTGATTTCTAGCGCCCTTGTTGCTC GAAATGCTACCAGCGTTGCCTCCATAAACAGCAACCTCAAAGAAGCTGCAGTGTCTGCCGTCACGACCTCCTTCGCCCTGGCTGAGAGAAAGAGGCTCAGCAAGCAAAGAACAAAGGAGTGTCACAGAGCTGTGATCAGATATCTCGTGAAAGGATTAAATCCCTTGTCCACAGTAGAGTCACCATGGTTCAA agaaatgacagaaacgTTAAACCCAAAGTACCAGCTGCCCTCCAGAGATCAGCTCATAAATACACTGATACCTTCATGGTACTTGTTGGAGAGGAAGAACCTCATCAGAGAGCTGCTTCGGGTGTCCAAGGCTGCCGTGACGTGCGACTGGTGGACAAGTCTTGCCCACGACCGTTACCTGACAGTTACTTTACACTTCATAATGAAAGGCCAGAAGAGGCAGAAAGTGCTCCGTACAAAGTCAGTTTTCGACTCTCAGACAGGCGCAGCGGCAGCGGAGCTGATCGGCCGTATACTGGAGGAATATGGCGTCAAAGACAAAGTTGTCGCCATGACGGTGGAAAACGCATTCAATATGGACTTTTCCATCAAGAAATTGCCGTTAAGGAAGCTGAGGTGTTTTGCGCACATCCTAAGTCTCGCTGCACAGAAGGTGCACACCAGCAACACTATGGCCAGATGGGCGTCAAAGATAAGAGACGTTGTTGTCTGGATCAAAGGGTCTTCCAATGCTGAAACAGTTCTTCAAGAGAAACAACAGCTCTGGA ATCTACCAGAGCACTCTTTAATAGTCGACGTCCGAACACGTTGGAACTCGTTTTACCTCATGGTGGAGAGGTTTGTAGAGCAGTACGCTGCCATTCAAGCCACCACCACAGATCCCCGCCTCAAACTGTCTGTTGAGAAGAAAAG GCTTGAAACGCTCTCAGAGGCCGATCTCCAAAAAGCAGAAGAGTTCATCAGGACCATGAAGCCTCTGTATAGATCTTCGCTCTGCGTCTCAGCCGACAAGAGTCCAACTTGTAGTCAGATATTTCCTATCCTGAAGAAACTGGAGGCCCACTTTGAAACCCAGGATGAGGACTCTCTTTTCATAGCCACACTCAAGGAGAAAGTCTGGGGTGACCTGTCTACATGTTATAAG GACGGTGACACTTGGAAGTTCCTACAGGAGGCGAGCGCGATGGACCCGAGGTTCAAGAACAGAGTTGACTCTGACGAGATCTGGAACAGAGTGAAAAGTGCTGCAGTTACGGTTACAATCACAACGGGGCAG GTGTCAAATCAGGAGGATCACAGACTTCATCAGGAGGACAGTGACGCTGATGATGTATCTGAGCAAAATGACGAGTATTCAGATGAG ACTCCATTGCCCAAAAAACCGAGGTTAACTGCCCTGGAGGAGCTTTTTGACGAGGAGGACAGAGCTCTGAAGAGCGgtgcagcagcagaaaagaCCCTATCCATCCTTGAAAGAGTCCAGCGAGAAATACAGCTGTACAGAAATCTGCCTGCGATACCCACATCAGAAGACGCTCTGGCCTGGTGGTGGGAGCGACAGGACATGCTGCCTCTCCTGTTTGAACTCTCCAACTCATACCTGTGTATCCAAGCATCGTCAGCAGGCGACACAATCAGCCAAGAGAGGTCACATATTGTACCAGAACAGGCGGACATGCAGATTTTTCTACAGAAGAATTGA
- the LOC122984460 gene encoding uncharacterized protein LOC122984460 isoform X2, producing the protein MQTHEKSAVKHGGYKMYRCHGGCVKSHHYHCCYCTRIITRQNLFLSHVQKCGLANPPKGPGAPAPSGATVAPTVASIVSAPFIVSAPTIVSAASIVSAASIGSVCSSVQSLTAHKARNLHVTVRRRSDGRMRLELCKECRLYHCPFCQPSVYKPKGEYASVWTHVEIHRMRALQHGEYNIYVCHLKCRGERHFHCPYCPKTIITRKQFESHMDKCVATQSSTAAATAVQSAVPPGAPARPAATVGQGAILLLNLTTPVQQTVTIEQCSAPPDRPVKTKSTLDQGPAPPHGPVEPTTVGQPAAPHVQPITPVVHPGALTDNLVKPTAQIFRTAGRKIKCPMCNLYLNKKNLRKHKLRKHLISEIDITAKDHLRSQCIDSHNGVYAVAKSYKATAVPVHVIKKKSGSTHKMLCGEDRCEVIADFRRRSGLTNSQCPHLRSVDFCFTHANIEELKPGVLEQLVASKWIGKDMGAKCLDHRDQATQNRTPLVTLVALGGSHCMYLSVFEPKVSQYSKLGRVFVTYNIKRRLWHCDCSRGRIACLHKCAAKWYLFQTNKELFSSDAKQDKSLSISEFTEDSPTENSTGIVSGEEGLKQTAKYIYNQKKLPSVFPEKIIQFDPETHFSKRLVPAETVCQDCPGHVSLTEPELITNKARVITVTGVMEDISTFFKKCPNCEMVYCYQEWSEGLHNYNNHAILSLELCLLLRSLMKDHTTDGGVVEVLERAVGVKSPYSVDVLQAYLHFEALTSHSCPSSVMLDLYQKGVFSIDGMDLPESFTGDANEGEFWDTVCIEVISSALVARNATSVASINSNLKEAAVSAVTTSFALAERKRLSKQRTKECHRAVIRYLVKGLNPLSTVESPWFKEMTETLNPKYQLPSRDQLINTLIPSWYLLERKNLIRELLRVSKAAVTCDWWTSLAHDRYLTVTLHFIMKGQKRQKVLRTKSVFDSQTGAAAAELIGRILEEYGVKDKVVAMTVENAFNMDFSIKKLPLRKLRCFAHILSLAAQKVHTSNTMARWASKIRDVVVWIKGSSNAETVLQEKQQLWNLPEHSLIVDVRTRWNSFYLMVERFVEQYAAIQATTTDPRLKLSVEKKRLETLSEADLQKAEEFIRTMKPLYRSSLCVSADKSPTCSQIFPILKKLEAHFETQDEDSLFIATLKEKVWGDLSTCYKDGDTWKFLQEASAMDPRFKNRVDSDEIWNRVKSAAVTVTITTGQVSNQEDHRLHQEDSDADDVSEQNDEYSDETPLPKKPRLTALEELFDEEDRALKSGAAAEKTLSILERVQREIQLYRNLPAIPTSEDALAWWWERQDMLPLLFELSNSYLCIQASSAGDTISQERSHIVPEQADMQIFLQKN; encoded by the exons ATGCAGACCCACGAGAAGTCAGCTGTTAAACATGGAG GGTATAAAATGTACAGATGCCATGGCGGATGTGTCAAAAGCCACCATTATCACTGCTGCTATTGTACAAGGATTATAACCCGGCAAAATTTATTTTTGAGCCACGTGCAGAAATGTGGGTTAGCTAACCCTCCAAAAGGTCCCGGTGCCCCCGCACCCTCTGGTGCCACCGTAGCCCCCACCGTAGCTTCCATCGTCTCTGCACCCTTCATTGTCTCTGCACCTACAATCGTCTCTGCAGCATCCATCGTCTCTGCAGCCTCCATTGGCTCTGTATGCTCCAGTGTCCAGTCCTTGACAGCCcacaaggcaag AAACCTGCACGTCACAGTACGGAGGCGATCAGATGGCCGCATGCGTCTGGAGTTGTGCAAAGAGTGCAGACTGTACCACTGTCCTTTCTGTCAGCCATCTGTCTACAAACCAAAGGGAGAATACGCAAGTGTTTGGACACATGTGGAAATTCACCGAATGAGGGCCTTACAACATGGAG AGTATAACATTTACGTTTGCCATTTGAAGTGCAGAGGAGAAAGACATTTTCACTGTCCGTACTGTCCGAAGACAATTATTACTCGGAAACAGTTTGAAAGTCATATGGATAAATGTGTGGCGACACAAAgttcaacagcagcagccacagcGGTCCAATCAGCTGTTCCACCTGGCGCTCCTGCTCGACCCGCGGCCACGGTCGGCCAGGGCGCCATCCTCCTGCTCAACCTCACTACACCCGTTCAGCAAACAGTTACGATCGAACAGTGTTCGGCTCCGCCCGACCGCCctgttaaaacaaaaagcacattAGATCAGGGTCCTGCTCCTCCTCACGGCCCTGTTGAGCCCACAACAGTCGGCCAGCCTGCTGCTCCACACGTCCAGCCTATAACCCCTGTGGTCCACCCCGGTGCTCTAACAGACAACCTTGTTAAACCAACGGCTCAAATATTCAGAACAGcgggaagaaaaataaaatgtccaatGTGCAACTTAtacttgaataaaaaaaatctaagaaaacacaaactcagGAAACACTTAATTTCTGAGATAGACATAACAGCCAAAGACCATCTTAGAAGTCAGTGTATTGATTCTCATAACGGGGTTTATGCTGTAGCAAAGTCCTATAAAGCCACTGCAGTACCAGTTCACgtcatcaaaaaaaaatctggcagcacacacaaaatgttgtgCGGAGAAGATCGGTGTGAGGTTATTGCAGATTTCCGAAGGAGGAGCGGTTTGACTAACAGCCAGTGTCCCCACCTGCGATCTGTCGATTTTTGTTTTACGCACGCAAATATAGAAGAGCTGAAACCTGGTGTGCTGGAGCAACTGGTTGCCAGTAAATGGATTGGAAAGGACATGGGGGCCAAGTGCCTCGACCATCGTGACCAAGCGACACAAAACAGGACCCCACTCGTTACTCTTGTGGCTCTTGGCGGAAGTCATTGCATGTATTTGTCTGTGTTCGAGCCCAAAGTGTCACAGTACAGTAAGTTAGGAAGAGTGTTTGTGACTTATAACATAAAGCGAAGGTTATGGCATTGTGATTGTTCTCGTGGGAGAATTGCTTGCTTGCACAAATGTGCAGCCAAATGGTATCTCTTCCAAACCAACaaagagttattttcttcagaTGCCAAACAAGACAAATCACTAAGCATTTCTGAGTTCACAGAGGATTCGCCTACGGAAAATTCAACTGGAATTGTGTCAGGAGAGGAAGGACTGAAACAAACGGCAAAATACATATACAACCAAAAAAAACTGCCCTCTGTGTTTCCAGAAAAAATCATCCAGTTTGACCCTGAAACACACTTTTCAAAGCGTTTGGTTCCAGCTGAAACTGTCTGCCAAGATTGCCCAGGTCATGTTTCCTTAACAGAGCCGGAGCTGATCACCAACAAAGCGAGAGTCATTACTGTGACAGGAGTGATGGAAG ATATATCCACCTTTTTCAAAAAGTGTCCGAACTGTGAAATGGTCTACTGTTACCAGGAGTGGAGTGAGGGTCTGCACAATTACAACAACCACGCAATCCTGAGTCTGGAACTCTGTTTGTTGCTGCGAAGCCTGATGAAG GATCACACCACTGATGGTGGAGTGGTGGAGGTGCTGGAGCGGGCTGTAGGTGTCAAGTCTCCATATAGCGTGGATGTGCTTCAGGCATACCTCCACTTTGAAGCTCTTACCAGTCACAGCTGTCCGTCCTCAGTCATGTTGGATCTTTATCAAAAAGGGGTTTTCAGCATTGACG GGATGGACCTGCCAGAGTCTTTCACTGGAGACGCAAACGAAGGAGAGTTCTGGGATACGGTGTGCATAGAAGTGATTTCTAGCGCCCTTGTTGCTC GAAATGCTACCAGCGTTGCCTCCATAAACAGCAACCTCAAAGAAGCTGCAGTGTCTGCCGTCACGACCTCCTTCGCCCTGGCTGAGAGAAAGAGGCTCAGCAAGCAAAGAACAAAGGAGTGTCACAGAGCTGTGATCAGATATCTCGTGAAAGGATTAAATCCCTTGTCCACAGTAGAGTCACCATGGTTCAA agaaatgacagaaacgTTAAACCCAAAGTACCAGCTGCCCTCCAGAGATCAGCTCATAAATACACTGATACCTTCATGGTACTTGTTGGAGAGGAAGAACCTCATCAGAGAGCTGCTTCGGGTGTCCAAGGCTGCCGTGACGTGCGACTGGTGGACAAGTCTTGCCCACGACCGTTACCTGACAGTTACTTTACACTTCATAATGAAAGGCCAGAAGAGGCAGAAAGTGCTCCGTACAAAGTCAGTTTTCGACTCTCAGACAGGCGCAGCGGCAGCGGAGCTGATCGGCCGTATACTGGAGGAATATGGCGTCAAAGACAAAGTTGTCGCCATGACGGTGGAAAACGCATTCAATATGGACTTTTCCATCAAGAAATTGCCGTTAAGGAAGCTGAGGTGTTTTGCGCACATCCTAAGTCTCGCTGCACAGAAGGTGCACACCAGCAACACTATGGCCAGATGGGCGTCAAAGATAAGAGACGTTGTTGTCTGGATCAAAGGGTCTTCCAATGCTGAAACAGTTCTTCAAGAGAAACAACAGCTCTGGA ATCTACCAGAGCACTCTTTAATAGTCGACGTCCGAACACGTTGGAACTCGTTTTACCTCATGGTGGAGAGGTTTGTAGAGCAGTACGCTGCCATTCAAGCCACCACCACAGATCCCCGCCTCAAACTGTCTGTTGAGAAGAAAAG GCTTGAAACGCTCTCAGAGGCCGATCTCCAAAAAGCAGAAGAGTTCATCAGGACCATGAAGCCTCTGTATAGATCTTCGCTCTGCGTCTCAGCCGACAAGAGTCCAACTTGTAGTCAGATATTTCCTATCCTGAAGAAACTGGAGGCCCACTTTGAAACCCAGGATGAGGACTCTCTTTTCATAGCCACACTCAAGGAGAAAGTCTGGGGTGACCTGTCTACATGTTATAAG GACGGTGACACTTGGAAGTTCCTACAGGAGGCGAGCGCGATGGACCCGAGGTTCAAGAACAGAGTTGACTCTGACGAGATCTGGAACAGAGTGAAAAGTGCTGCAGTTACGGTTACAATCACAACGGGGCAG GTGTCAAATCAGGAGGATCACAGACTTCATCAGGAGGACAGTGACGCTGATGATGTATCTGAGCAAAATGACGAGTATTCAGATGAG ACTCCATTGCCCAAAAAACCGAGGTTAACTGCCCTGGAGGAGCTTTTTGACGAGGAGGACAGAGCTCTGAAGAGCGgtgcagcagcagaaaagaCCCTATCCATCCTTGAAAGAGTCCAGCGAGAAATACAGCTGTACAGAAATCTGCCTGCGATACCCACATCAGAAGACGCTCTGGCCTGGTGGTGGGAGCGACAGGACATGCTGCCTCTCCTGTTTGAACTCTCCAACTCATACCTGTGTATCCAAGCATCGTCAGCAGGCGACACAATCAGCCAAGAGAGGTCACATATTGTACCAGAACAGGCGGACATGCAGATTTTTCTACAGAAGAATTGA